The window GCGAGTTGAATCCCCGGCTTGTGGGTGAGTCCGAGGAAAGTGGAGTGATCGAGTTGGCCGAGCTGATCCTTAATGGCTCGATTGATCTCGGAGACGTTGTGTCCATGCACGTTGCACCAGAGGGATGACACGGCGTCCAGATATTTGTTTCCGTCTTCGTCATATAGATAGTTTCCCTTCGCTCGCTCGATGATGAGGGGATCGGCGGCGTTCCACTCGGCATGCTGGGTGAAGGGATGCCAGACGAATTGCTTGTCCATCTCCTTCCAGTTCGATTGGCACTTGCCGTTCTTGCGCCGCCCATCCTTGGGACGGCGCCGATGCGGCAAGTACCGCACCATCCGTGGCTGGCTTCTCTTTTTCATCCGCGGCCCTTTCCGCTATGCTACAAGGACCGCGAAAGGAAACGTCATGCCAATCATGCGCGGCATTGTACCAGACACACAAGTTGAAGGAGGCAAGACTCATGGGAGCGAAAAAGATCCACTACGAACTTCGAGATTCGGTCGCCGTGCTGCGGTTGGACGACGGGAAGGCCAATACGATCGAGTCCACTTTCCTTGCGGAACTCAACGCGTGCTTGGATCTGGCTTTGAAGGATGCCAAGGCCGTCCTCCTTGCCGGCCGTGAGGGGATTTTCAGCGCCGGGCTGGATCTAAAAATCCTGCCGACGCTCCCCATGGATCAACTCAAGCCGTTTCTGCGGATGTTTGGGGAGACGATGCTCCGTGTCTGGCAGCATCCGAAGCCGGTTGTCGCCGCCATAACGGGCCATGCCATCGCGGGGGGCGCCGTGCTCGCCCTCGGATGTGATCGGAGGATCGGGGCACAGGGGCCGTTCAAGGTGGGCCTGAACGAAGTGGCTATCGGGATCGTACTTCCCCCGTATGTCGTGGCCATGGCGAAATCAGTTCTGCCCGAACCGGCATGGTCGGGCGCCATGCTGTTTGGCGATCTGTACGATCCGCTCACCGCGGTGGGGAAAGGCTACCTCGACCGGGCTCTGCCGGCGAGCCAGGTGTTCGATCAGGCCTTCGAAGATGCGAGGAGACTGGCAGGGTTACCCGAGCTTGCCTTCGCGATGACGAAAAAAGCGATGCGTGGGCCGGCCGCCGAGACAGCGTGGGCCTTGGAGGAGTCCCACATCGACGCCTTCCTCCGCACCGGCCCCTTCGCGGGGAGACAGTGACGAAGCGTCAGGTCTTTGCCGGTCGGTCCTGAAGTCAGTTCTTCGGAAAGAAGGTACAGTCGCCCGTTGCGAGGCAGGGGTCGTCGGAGATTGATTTCCCGTCCGCCAGGAAAAATGCGGCGGCCTGCTGGAGGATGAAGTTGTCCACGTTGAACTCTTTGCTCGGATTCGACGGACCGAAGCAATGCTGGCCGGTGGACCGCATGTAGGGAATCCGCATTCCGGAGACGCCGTTACGCGTCGATTTCGTCGCCCGCAACGGAGACTGACCCTTCGCCCTCAAATCAGGGGCCTTGTACTTGTCCGTCCCGTTGTCGAGGTCGTCCAGATCGAATAGGATTTCTCTGTCATCATTCCAAGGCGGACCTGCGAACAGTTTGAGTCGTTCGGCTCCCTGGGCGACGCCATTCCTCAGAATCACTTCGTTCTCGGTGAGTCCGCCGTACTCCGCCTTGGGCGAGAGCACGTCGATAATCCCCGCTGCGCGCGCGATGTTGACGCCCGTGCCGATCGGGACGTTCATGTCTCCCACGGTGTTCACGACGAGGACGGGAACCGCCCAATCGTCCCTGGGAATGTCCTTTTCGTAACTGAAGTCGAGAGGTGACTGGAAGTAATGGGGGGCGTAAGCGACGGGATCGCCGGGGTCGATGGCGGTCTGGGCGATGGAAACGAAACGGCGGAAATCGGGGCGGTTCCGTTTGAATCCGTATCCGGAGTGGAGCGCCACGAGCCGGCTCCCGGCTTCGTATCGGGCTCCCTGAAATACGAAGGGGCTTTCCACGCGCCGGAAGGTGGCTTTCCGATCGGAACAGGGCGCGGTTCGAAAGTCTGGGCCGGGACACACGCGAACTTCCCACGCATCACCGGCGAGGAGGGATTCATCCGTATCGAGAGAAGGCGTTTCCTCGGGAGGCTTGACCTTTCCCAAAGTTCCGAGCAGATGACGTTTTTCCGAACCGTTCAACGCATCGGAGGCTACGGCCAGCCGAAATCTCCGAGTGGACGGGACGATCTGCCAGTCCCATTCGCCGTTGGTGAGGTTGTGGAGCTCCACGCGGTCGCCGGGCTGAATCTGATCGGTGACGAGAA is drawn from Nitrospirota bacterium and contains these coding sequences:
- a CDS encoding crotonase/enoyl-CoA hydratase family protein; protein product: MGAKKIHYELRDSVAVLRLDDGKANTIESTFLAELNACLDLALKDAKAVLLAGREGIFSAGLDLKILPTLPMDQLKPFLRMFGETMLRVWQHPKPVVAAITGHAIAGGAVLALGCDRRIGAQGPFKVGLNEVAIGIVLPPYVVAMAKSVLPEPAWSGAMLFGDLYDPLTAVGKGYLDRALPASQVFDQAFEDARRLAGLPELAFAMTKKAMRGPAAETAWALEESHIDAFLRTGPFAGRQ